Below is a genomic region from Candidatus Cloacimonadota bacterium.
GCACACCGCCTTATTGCGGAAGCAATCGACGAACATGGTTTGATCAATAAAATGACAGGCGTAGCTCCAGTGGGCTGCTCGGTGTTTGCCTATAAGTTCTTCAATTTCGATATGGCTGAAGCAGCACATGGCAGAGCGCCAGCAGTGGCTACAGGAATGAAGCGAGCTCGTCCAGACATGCATGTTTTCACCTATCAGGGTGATGGCGATCTTGCTGCAATTGGCACAGCAGAGATTGTACATGCCGCAAACAGGGGCGAACATATTTCTATATTCTTTGTAAATAATGCCATTTATGGTATGACTGGTGGTCAAATGGCACCCACAACCTTGCCAGAAATGAAAACTACTACCAGCCCGTATGGAAGGAATACAGATGATATTGGATTTCCCATTAGAGTATGTGAACTATTGGATAGTCTTCTAGCTCCATATTATATTGAGCGAGTTTCTTTACTAAGTCCCGCAGAGATCATTAAGGCAAAAAAAGCAGTTTCTAAGGCTATTCAATATAACAAAGAAGGAAGAGGATTTACCTTTGTGGAATTCATCTCCACTTGCCCCACAAACTGGGGTTTAGATCCCATTAAATCTCGTGATTGGGCGAAAGAGAATATGCTGCCCTTCTTCAAACCGGGTTGCTTTAGAGATAAAGGAGCAGAATGATGACTACTGAATTAATTTGCGCAGGATTTGGCGGTCAAGGCGTACTTACCATTGGTAAGTTTTTAGCTAAAGCCGGAATGAAAGAAGGGAAAAATGTTTCCTGGTTACCTTCTTACGGTCCCGAGATGCGCGGCGGTACAGCGAATGTATCAACAGTTGTATCCGATGAACCGATTGCTTCTCCAATAGTTAGTTATCCAGATATTCTGGTTGCACTTAATCAACCTTCAATAGACAAATTTGCACCGTCCATCCGACCCAATGGTATCTTGATATATAACACAAACATGTGCCCCCATGGTTGTAAACGTGAGGACATAACTACTATTTCGGCTCCGATGGTTGATATTGCCAAAGAGATTGGAAATCAGATGGTGCTAAATATGCTTGCCATTGGAATTATTATTGGCAAAACCGGAATAATTAAGTACGAGACTATGGAAGAAGATCTTAACAGCTTTATGAAGGATAGAAATCCAGAATTACTAGAATTGAATCTTAAAGCCATAAAACATGGGATGCAGATCGGTAAAGGCTGATCTTAAAACCCATAAAAGTATTACACTGGGGGCGCTTGATTCGCCCCCTTTATTTAGTTAAAGGAGCAGGATATGAAAAGCGAACTTGTTACAATAGCCACATTTACCGATAGTTTTGAAGCTGAAATGGCAAAAGCCTTTTTAGAAGAAGCTGGCTTTGAAGTATACTTACAAAATGAACGTTTCCAAAGTATGTATGCGTCTATGGCAGGCGATATGTACACTATCCAGTTGCAGGTGTTTGCCGATGCACAAGAGGAAGCAAACGGGTTATTGAATGATCTGGACGATAGTTACTTGGCAAATCGTATCCTAACCAATGAAAAAGCTATTATGGAAGGGCATTTTTTGCTAACAAGCGGAAATCACAGTAATCGCTATATAGAAAAGATTCGTCTTCTACAGAATCCTGAAGCAACTCATACGCTTTGCAAACGGTTGGCAATGCGCTTGGAAGATTATGGTTTTGATACGGTAATAGGACCTGCCTTTGGGGCGATAATACTGGCTTATGAAGTAGCGCGAATTCTGGGGAAAAGCTTTTTATTTACCCATAGAAAAGAGAATGAGATGACCTTTAGAAGCGGCTTTGATTTACAACACACCCATAAGGCGGTGGTTATTGAAGATATTGCATCTACAGGCAGAAGCATTAGAGAAGTGATTAATTGTGCAACAAACCAGGGGATTGAAGTAGTTGCGGTTGGAATCTTGGTAGACCGAAGCGGGGGAATGCTGGATTTTGGGGTTCCTACAGAAAGCCTTTTGAGCCTCGATATTCCAATGTGGTCTCCCGATGAATGTGAACTGTGCAAATTGGGTGTAGACTTAGTTAAACCGGGGAGCAGCGATAAGCAAAGATGAAGCTGCGGCTGCTTTCTGACAAATTGTCTGTTCCGAACCCAAGTGAAATCTTGAAAGTAGGGGCACATTTGATGTGGGAACAACAGGATGACTGTAACGATGCTCCCAGCTTTGATGAACAGATAATGGATATTTGCCTAAGCTTTTCGCTTGCCAGCAAACTATGGCATGATTGCCCTACGATTCATGTTAGCCGCCAGTTCTTACTACTATATCTACCCTACTCATTACCGGATGAATTTGTTGAAGTATTGAGGGGAACAGATCTTTATGTATTCGAAGAGGATGTAGCTGTTAAGCATCACTTACAAGGGCAGACCATTAATTGTGTTTATTGGTTAAGTGAATTCTACAATAAGCGAAGAGGGAGTAAAGCGTTACTATGTAGCCGTAAAAATTTAGTGCAGAGTATCTTATGCAGTGCCCCTCTCTCTTTTGTCCATTTTATTTATACCGATTCCGGCTTCCAAATGTGTTTAGGATCCGAGTTGTACGAGAATAGAAAAGACTTTTTGTATGAGGCATGGGCTAAGGCAGAACAGGTATGTTTAAATTTGGGCGCTAATAAGCGCTTCTCTTTGTTTACAGTTCAAGGTGTTTTGGGTATGCAAAGCAATGC
It encodes:
- a CDS encoding 2-oxoacid:acceptor oxidoreductase family protein, coding for MMTTELICAGFGGQGVLTIGKFLAKAGMKEGKNVSWLPSYGPEMRGGTANVSTVVSDEPIASPIVSYPDILVALNQPSIDKFAPSIRPNGILIYNTNMCPHGCKREDITTISAPMVDIAKEIGNQMVLNMLAIGIIIGKTGIIKYETMEEDLNSFMKDRNPELLELNLKAIKHGMQIGKG
- the pyrE gene encoding orotate phosphoribosyltransferase, coding for MKSELVTIATFTDSFEAEMAKAFLEEAGFEVYLQNERFQSMYASMAGDMYTIQLQVFADAQEEANGLLNDLDDSYLANRILTNEKAIMEGHFLLTSGNHSNRYIEKIRLLQNPEATHTLCKRLAMRLEDYGFDTVIGPAFGAIILAYEVARILGKSFLFTHRKENEMTFRSGFDLQHTHKAVVIEDIASTGRSIREVINCATNQGIEVVAVGILVDRSGGMLDFGVPTESLLSLDIPMWSPDECELCKLGVDLVKPGSSDKQR
- a CDS encoding thiamine pyrophosphate-dependent enzyme: MEKIAFRPETLTSTPFTYCPGCLHGVAHRLIAEAIDEHGLINKMTGVAPVGCSVFAYKFFNFDMAEAAHGRAPAVATGMKRARPDMHVFTYQGDGDLAAIGTAEIVHAANRGEHISIFFVNNAIYGMTGGQMAPTTLPEMKTTTSPYGRNTDDIGFPIRVCELLDSLLAPYYIERVSLLSPAEIIKAKKAVSKAIQYNKEGRGFTFVEFISTCPTNWGLDPIKSRDWAKENMLPFFKPGCFRDKGAE